Proteins encoded in a region of the Deefgea piscis genome:
- a CDS encoding RidA family protein: MKEIIFTDAAPAAIGPYSQATAFGNLIFTSGQIPLVPATGEVIAGDVSVQARQALENLKAVLLQGNSSLDNVLKTTCFLADMADFAAFNVIYTEYFGAGVPARSCVAVKTLPKNVLVEVEAIAYRV, translated from the coding sequence ATGAAGGAAATTATTTTTACCGACGCCGCACCAGCAGCTATTGGTCCGTATTCACAAGCGACTGCGTTTGGAAACCTGATTTTTACTTCGGGCCAAATTCCATTAGTGCCAGCAACGGGTGAAGTGATTGCCGGTGATGTGTCGGTGCAAGCACGCCAAGCGTTAGAAAACCTGAAAGCGGTGTTGCTGCAAGGCAATAGCTCGCTCGACAATGTGTTGAAAACCACGTGTTTCTTGGCCGATATGGCTGATTTTGCTGCATTTAACGTGATTTACACCGAGTATTTTGGTGCTGGCGTTCCGGCACGCTCTTGCGTGGCAGTGAAAACCTTGCCAAAAAATGTATTGGTTGAAGTCGAAGCCATTGCGTATCGCGTTTAA
- a CDS encoding helix-turn-helix transcriptional regulator: MKIQIDAQLLVDFIAAVLGEDSEVVVHDLSDVNASLAAISHGHLSGRTVGAPATDLALRMLQECMQVSDVSYKLNYRSKTRGGVLLRSSTLIIKGENGQAAAMLCVNTDDKRLLELQESVNKLLPADMAEQHQELLSASVDDVGQEILHSVLEQYPITPSRMSADEKSQVVKDLEQRGLFSIRGFVAKTAAILEISEPTLYRYLKTNTH, from the coding sequence ATGAAAATACAAATAGATGCCCAATTATTGGTCGACTTTATTGCCGCCGTGTTGGGTGAAGATTCTGAAGTCGTCGTGCATGATTTATCGGATGTAAATGCGTCGCTTGCGGCGATTAGCCATGGTCATTTATCGGGTCGCACCGTTGGGGCGCCAGCAACCGATTTGGCGCTGCGCATGCTGCAAGAATGTATGCAGGTCAGCGACGTGAGCTACAAACTGAATTACCGCAGTAAAACGCGAGGTGGTGTTTTGCTGCGCTCTTCGACCTTGATTATTAAAGGCGAGAATGGTCAAGCCGCAGCTATGCTCTGCGTGAATACCGATGATAAGCGCTTGCTTGAGTTGCAAGAGTCGGTCAATAAGCTGCTTCCAGCGGATATGGCCGAACAGCATCAAGAATTGTTGTCGGCATCGGTCGACGATGTTGGGCAAGAAATTTTACACAGTGTGCTAGAGCAATATCCGATTACGCCATCGCGGATGTCGGCCGATGAGAAATCCCAAGTCGTGAAAGATTTAGAGCAACGAGGTTTGTTTTCAATTCGTGGCTTTGTGGCTAAAACGGCGGCGATTTTGGAGATTTCTGAGCCCACACTGTATCGCTATCTAAAAACCAATACCCATTAA
- a CDS encoding ABC transporter substrate-binding protein, producing MKLNKIAALVAILLAGAVSAKPLTVCTEASPDGFDVVQYNSLTNTNAAADPIFNRLLEYDAATGKLVPSLAQSWQVSDDHLQYTFKLRKNVAFQKTDYFQPSRALNADDVVFSFQRMLDPNHPWYASAPNGYPHAQSFGLAKLIASIKKTADDTVVIQLKQADATFLPLLSMGFTSIYSAQYANQLLAANQQGQLNTKPIGTGPFALKSFQKDAVIRYDAHPNYFAGQPKADKLIYAITADPTVRVQKVKAGECQIALGVKPQDITAARNDKKLKVLSTPMFATAFVAINTQHKPLDKVEVRQALQLAFDQKAYLAAVFEGTASAANGPFPPATWSYLAGNHEQQNLTKAKALLSKAGLPNGFETTIWVRPSGSTLNPNPRMGAEMLQADLAKIGVRAEIKTIEWAELIKRAKAGEHDLLFMGWTGDNGDPDNFLTPQFACASVESGLNFARFCQPQLDGLIRSGKTTAKLAERTQHYQAAQKIIRQQALWIPLAHPLTSVITTDKVSGYVVNPFGRQAWANVVVK from the coding sequence ATGAAGCTAAATAAAATCGCTGCATTGGTGGCAATACTCTTGGCGGGTGCTGTGAGCGCCAAGCCGCTAACGGTGTGCACTGAGGCCAGCCCAGATGGCTTTGATGTAGTGCAATACAATTCACTCACCAATACCAACGCGGCAGCTGATCCGATTTTTAATCGTTTGCTCGAATATGATGCGGCGACAGGTAAGCTGGTGCCGAGCTTGGCGCAGTCGTGGCAGGTGAGCGACGATCATTTGCAATACACGTTTAAATTACGCAAAAACGTGGCGTTTCAAAAAACGGATTACTTTCAGCCCAGCCGTGCTTTGAATGCCGATGATGTGGTGTTTAGTTTTCAGCGCATGCTCGATCCAAATCATCCATGGTATGCCAGCGCCCCGAACGGCTACCCGCACGCGCAATCCTTTGGCTTGGCTAAATTGATTGCGAGTATTAAAAAAACCGCCGATGACACGGTGGTGATTCAGCTTAAACAAGCCGATGCGACTTTTTTGCCGCTGCTCAGTATGGGGTTTACGTCGATTTATTCGGCGCAATACGCCAATCAATTGCTGGCGGCCAATCAGCAGGGGCAGTTGAATACTAAACCGATTGGCACTGGGCCTTTTGCGCTAAAAAGCTTTCAAAAAGACGCGGTGATTCGTTACGACGCGCATCCCAATTATTTTGCCGGCCAGCCCAAGGCAGACAAGCTGATTTACGCCATCACCGCTGATCCAACGGTGCGAGTACAAAAAGTCAAAGCCGGCGAATGCCAGATTGCGCTGGGGGTAAAGCCGCAAGACATTACTGCCGCGCGTAACGACAAAAAGCTCAAGGTCTTGAGTACGCCGATGTTTGCCACGGCGTTTGTGGCGATCAATACGCAGCACAAGCCATTGGATAAGGTGGAAGTGCGCCAAGCGCTGCAATTGGCGTTTGATCAAAAAGCCTATTTGGCGGCCGTATTTGAAGGCACGGCCAGCGCAGCGAACGGGCCTTTTCCGCCTGCAACGTGGAGCTATTTGGCAGGCAATCATGAACAGCAAAATCTAACTAAAGCCAAAGCGTTATTAAGCAAAGCAGGCTTGCCCAATGGCTTTGAAACCACCATTTGGGTGCGCCCTAGCGGCAGCACTTTGAACCCGAATCCGCGCATGGGCGCTGAAATGCTGCAGGCGGATTTGGCCAAAATTGGTGTTCGGGCCGAAATTAAAACCATAGAATGGGCCGAACTCATTAAGCGCGCTAAAGCCGGTGAGCACGATCTGCTGTTTATGGGCTGGACTGGGGACAATGGTGACCCGGATAATTTTTTAACCCCGCAGTTTGCCTGTGCCTCGGTTGAATCTGGGCTTAATTTTGCGCGCTTTTGCCAGCCGCAACTCGATGGCTTGATTCGCTCAGGCAAAACTACCGCTAAGCTTGCCGAGCGCACGCAGCATTACCAAGCCGCGCAAAAAATCATCCGCCAACAAGCGCTATGGATTCCTCTCGCTCATCCACTCACCTCGGTCATCACCACCGATAAAGTGAGTGGCTACGTGGTAAACCCATTTGGTCGGCAAGCTTGGGCGAATGTGGTGGTGAAATAG
- a CDS encoding heavy metal translocating P-type ATPase — MSQYRQHSSAHAAHSSVSHAACCAGHSEGAALTTLAAAELTADGWAQTPIRIMQMDCPTEEALLRKKLGAMTAVSGLEFNLMQRVLTVQHQPEALEAILAAIRSLGFTPELGEAVATDAPVKPWWPLALAGVAALAAEVTHWLDGPTLLVAGLALLAVLACGLTTYKKGWIALSNGNLNINALMSIAVTGAMLIGQWPEAAMVMVLFTVAELIEAKSLDRARNAIQGLLRLAPDKATVQQDDGSWLDVPAQSLLIGQRVRVKPGEQIAVDGQICAGQSTINQAPITGESLAVDKGVGDPVFAGSINEAGSFEFTVTALASNSTLARIIHAVEAAQGTRAPIQRFIDQFARVYTPIVFAIALLVAILPPLFFAGDWLAWVYKALVLLVIACPCALVISTPVTIVSGLAAAARHGILIKGGVYLEEGRKLACIALDKTGTLTHGKPVQTDFIDLQTPAQQTASAAQGIAVEQLAVSLAQRSDHPVSRALALAGQDVALLEVSGFTALLGLGVEGTIAGQRYYLGNHRLIHQQGWCSAELEAQLLPLEAQGKSVILLASEQGVLALFAVADTVKDSSRQAIAELHALGVKTMMLTGDNAHTARSIAEQVGIDEARGDLLPTDKLELIVAQQAQLTSSQKIGMVGDGINDAPALARADIGFAMGAAGSGTAIETADVALMDDDLRKLPRFIRLSQLTHRILLQNIALALGIKLLFLILTLLGYGSMWMAVFADVGASLLVVANGLRLLRTDALFKRE; from the coding sequence ATGTCGCAATATCGTCAACATTCTTCCGCGCATGCGGCGCATTCCTCGGTCAGCCATGCGGCGTGTTGTGCGGGGCATAGCGAGGGCGCGGCATTGACCACCTTGGCTGCAGCTGAGCTAACAGCTGATGGTTGGGCGCAAACGCCGATTCGCATTATGCAAATGGATTGCCCAACCGAAGAGGCTTTATTGCGTAAAAAACTCGGCGCGATGACGGCGGTTTCGGGTTTGGAATTTAACCTCATGCAGCGGGTGCTGACGGTGCAGCATCAGCCCGAAGCGCTTGAGGCCATTTTGGCGGCGATTCGCAGCTTGGGCTTTACGCCCGAGCTGGGCGAGGCGGTGGCCACTGACGCACCGGTAAAGCCATGGTGGCCTTTGGCGCTAGCGGGGGTGGCGGCTTTGGCCGCTGAAGTGACGCATTGGCTCGATGGACCAACGCTGTTGGTGGCAGGCTTGGCGCTGCTGGCGGTCTTGGCTTGCGGCTTAACAACGTATAAAAAAGGCTGGATTGCACTCAGCAATGGCAATTTAAATATCAACGCTTTGATGAGTATTGCTGTGACCGGGGCAATGCTGATTGGTCAGTGGCCCGAGGCGGCGATGGTGATGGTGTTGTTTACTGTGGCTGAATTAATCGAGGCCAAATCGCTGGATCGGGCACGCAATGCAATTCAAGGTTTGCTACGACTGGCGCCGGATAAGGCGACAGTGCAGCAAGACGATGGCAGTTGGCTGGATGTCCCTGCGCAATCGCTGCTAATTGGTCAGCGCGTGCGGGTTAAACCGGGCGAGCAAATCGCGGTGGATGGGCAAATTTGCGCTGGGCAATCAACGATTAATCAAGCGCCGATTACCGGCGAGAGTTTGGCGGTGGATAAGGGCGTGGGTGATCCGGTATTTGCTGGCAGTATTAATGAGGCCGGTTCTTTTGAATTTACCGTGACAGCATTGGCCAGTAATAGCACGTTGGCGCGGATTATTCATGCAGTAGAAGCTGCGCAAGGAACACGCGCGCCGATTCAACGCTTTATTGATCAATTTGCACGGGTATATACCCCCATCGTCTTTGCGATTGCGCTTTTGGTGGCGATACTCCCGCCCTTGTTTTTTGCTGGGGATTGGCTGGCGTGGGTGTATAAGGCGCTGGTTTTATTAGTGATTGCTTGCCCTTGCGCTTTGGTGATTTCAACGCCGGTAACGATTGTTAGTGGTTTAGCAGCGGCAGCGCGGCACGGTATTTTGATTAAGGGCGGGGTGTATTTAGAAGAAGGCCGCAAGCTGGCGTGTATTGCGCTCGATAAAACCGGCACGCTGACGCATGGCAAGCCAGTGCAAACCGATTTTATTGATTTGCAAACGCCGGCGCAGCAAACGGCCAGCGCGGCGCAAGGCATCGCGGTTGAACAATTAGCCGTGAGTTTGGCGCAGCGCTCAGATCATCCGGTATCGCGCGCTTTGGCGCTGGCTGGCCAAGATGTAGCACTGTTAGAGGTGAGTGGTTTCACGGCTTTGCTTGGCTTGGGCGTAGAAGGGACGATTGCGGGTCAGCGCTATTATTTAGGCAATCATCGTTTAATTCATCAGCAAGGTTGGTGCTCGGCTGAGCTTGAGGCGCAATTGTTGCCACTGGAAGCGCAAGGTAAAAGCGTGATTTTATTGGCCAGCGAGCAAGGGGTATTGGCTTTGTTTGCTGTGGCCGATACGGTCAAAGACAGTAGCCGCCAAGCGATTGCTGAGCTGCATGCCTTGGGGGTCAAAACCATGATGCTCACGGGCGACAATGCCCACACCGCGCGCAGTATTGCCGAGCAAGTCGGCATTGATGAAGCTCGAGGCGATTTATTGCCGACAGATAAATTAGAGCTGATTGTGGCACAGCAAGCTCAGCTCACATCAAGCCAAAAAATCGGCATGGTTGGCGACGGGATTAATGACGCACCTGCTTTGGCGCGCGCCGATATTGGTTTTGCGATGGGCGCCGCTGGTAGCGGCACGGCGATTGAAACCGCCGATGTGGCGTTAATGGACGATGATTTACGCAAATTGCCACGTTTTATCCGCTTATCGCAGCTAACCCACCGTATTTTGTTGCAAAACATCGCCTTGGCGTTGGGGATTAAATTGCTGTTTTTAATCTTAACTTTGCTCGGCTACGGCAGCATGTGGATGGCGGTTTTTGCCGATGTGGGCGCCAGTTTATTAGTGGTGGCCAATGGTTTGCGATTGCTACGCACGGACGCATTGTTTAAACGCGAATAA
- a CDS encoding CZB domain-containing protein, with translation MSWLRAKLSSRDINNDAEDTEELVLTAEENNLDGLNLSQALAAHTAWKTRLSDELAGANAEKLDIALLSQDNQCELGRWLYGEGSLKYSQIPEFNMVCRAHSEFHFCAAEVVIEHQSGAVEQAKSLLKGKFRQASNKNQLELVRFFAVAKKLL, from the coding sequence ATGAGTTGGCTTCGAGCAAAATTATCGAGTCGTGATATTAACAATGATGCAGAAGATACCGAAGAGCTGGTGCTGACTGCAGAAGAAAATAATCTCGATGGACTCAATTTAAGCCAAGCCTTGGCGGCGCATACCGCATGGAAAACGCGCTTAAGTGATGAATTAGCCGGAGCAAATGCCGAAAAACTCGATATCGCTTTGTTATCGCAAGATAATCAATGTGAATTGGGTCGGTGGCTGTATGGTGAAGGCAGCTTGAAGTATTCGCAAATTCCAGAATTTAATATGGTATGCCGAGCGCATTCTGAATTTCATTTTTGTGCCGCAGAAGTGGTGATTGAGCATCAATCGGGCGCGGTAGAGCAGGCGAAGTCTTTGTTAAAAGGCAAATTTCGCCAAGCATCCAATAAAAATCAATTAGAACTGGTGCGATTTTTTGCGGTGGCTAAAAAATTACTTTAA
- the cadR gene encoding Cd(II)/Pb(II)-responsive transcriptional regulator produces the protein MKIGELAKLAQCSVETIRFYEKEGLLPTAERTIGNFRVYGPAHIERLRFIRNCRALDMSHEEIHTLLRLADQGGDGCSAINDVFDEHIAHVDTRIKELKQLKQQLTELRQHCQSNHNPCGILQGLADMETPSKLDKKRTHLG, from the coding sequence ATGAAAATCGGCGAACTGGCCAAGCTAGCGCAATGCTCGGTTGAAACCATTCGGTTTTATGAAAAAGAAGGGCTACTGCCAACCGCCGAAAGAACCATCGGCAATTTTCGCGTTTATGGCCCGGCGCATATTGAACGGCTGCGCTTTATCCGCAATTGCCGCGCACTCGATATGAGCCACGAAGAAATCCACACCTTGCTGCGTTTGGCCGATCAAGGCGGCGATGGGTGCAGCGCAATTAATGATGTATTTGACGAGCACATCGCCCACGTCGACACCCGCATCAAAGAGCTCAAACAACTCAAACAACAACTCACCGAGCTACGCCAACACTGCCAAAGCAATCACAATCCTTGCGGGATTTTGCAAGGCTTAGCCGATATGGAAACCCCCAGCAAATTGGATAAAAAACGCACGCATCTTGGGTGA
- a CDS encoding L-cysteine desulfidase family protein — protein MNMSSSHALWPEFIKAVQHEVAPALGCTEPISLALASAIAAQHLAKTPERIEAKVSANLMKNGMGVAVPGTGTVGLKIAAAVGALAGNPDGKLEVLKGLTQAQVDAGKAMIAEQRVELSIANVPHILYSEACVFHGEEWAKVRIADSHTRVIYIEHNGHVIFELADVGAATAAAAYDIASATAQDVYDFATLAPLEMIDFIDAAGVLNDALSQEGMKGTFGLHIGATLQRQIAAGLMSEGLLSQILIRTTAASDARMGGATLPAMSNSGSGNQGIAATMPVVVVAEHIQASKEQLTRALMMSHLMAIYIHSKLPKLSALCAVTTASMGAAAGVAWLLKGDFKTVSMAISSMIGDLSGMVCDGASNSCAMKVSTSAQSVYKSVLMAMDGVCVTGNEGIVAHDVDQSINNLGQLACQGMVQTDVQILQIMLHKQAK, from the coding sequence ATGAATATGTCTTCTTCACACGCCCTATGGCCAGAATTTATTAAAGCAGTTCAGCACGAAGTAGCACCGGCATTGGGCTGTACTGAGCCAATTTCTTTGGCTTTAGCTTCAGCAATTGCTGCGCAGCATTTGGCAAAAACGCCAGAGCGCATTGAAGCCAAAGTGTCGGCCAATTTAATGAAAAACGGCATGGGCGTCGCAGTGCCAGGTACCGGTACTGTTGGGTTAAAAATTGCCGCTGCGGTGGGTGCATTGGCTGGCAACCCAGATGGCAAATTGGAAGTGCTCAAAGGCTTAACACAGGCGCAAGTGGATGCGGGCAAGGCGATGATTGCCGAGCAGCGCGTTGAGTTATCGATTGCCAATGTGCCGCATATTTTGTATTCGGAAGCGTGTGTGTTTCACGGTGAGGAGTGGGCCAAGGTACGCATTGCCGATAGCCATACCCGAGTTATTTATATTGAGCACAATGGCCACGTTATTTTTGAATTGGCGGATGTGGGCGCAGCAACGGCTGCCGCCGCTTACGATATTGCCAGTGCGACAGCGCAAGATGTTTATGATTTTGCCACGCTGGCACCCTTAGAAATGATTGATTTTATCGACGCGGCTGGCGTGTTAAATGATGCTTTGTCGCAAGAAGGCATGAAGGGCACGTTTGGTTTACATATTGGCGCGACATTGCAGCGCCAAATCGCCGCAGGCTTGATGTCGGAAGGCTTGTTGAGCCAGATCTTGATTCGTACTACGGCCGCTTCAGACGCCCGAATGGGTGGTGCGACGTTGCCAGCAATGAGTAACTCTGGCTCGGGCAATCAGGGTATTGCCGCAACGATGCCGGTAGTCGTGGTGGCCGAGCATATACAGGCGAGTAAAGAGCAATTAACTCGCGCTTTGATGATGTCGCATTTAATGGCGATTTACATTCACAGCAAACTACCGAAACTATCGGCATTGTGCGCGGTGACAACGGCATCGATGGGCGCGGCTGCGGGTGTGGCTTGGTTGCTCAAAGGCGATTTTAAAACCGTGAGCATGGCGATCTCGAGCATGATTGGCGATTTGTCCGGCATGGTGTGCGATGGCGCATCCAATAGCTGTGCGATGAAGGTCTCGACTTCGGCGCAATCGGTTTATAAATCAGTTTTGATGGCGATGGATGGCGTTTGCGTAACGGGTAATGAAGGTATTGTGGCGCATGACGTTGATCAATCGATCAATAATTTAGGGCAGTTGGCTTGTCAGGGTATGGTACAAACTGACGTGCAAATTTTGCAAATTATGCTGCATAAACAAGCAAAATAA
- a CDS encoding methyl-accepting chemotaxis protein, with protein sequence MKTNFPITEHEVLVSKDRPLVTKTDLKGVITYANRSFIEISGFTESELIGKSHNMVRHPFMPEAAFFDMWRSLKADQPWQGMVKNRTKSGDFYWVHAYVTCLYENGIKTGYMSVRSMPSDAEKRAAQALYQAVNQRQATLPVSLARPGFSLAQLGMLFCLPILLLLIGLCWLVPGVWILAAALMLWIAGGVWWLTRQTAQGLQQAASALALFAEGQFSQSLTPSGFREMKSVLMRLESMRINLRALLADVVMTGREVAQAAQTAKLEAQQVELRSGKTAEEITRIAAALEELSVSVEDISETTQRSELSANEACQQVSVGAQKMTQSKLANDAVSEQVRMSCTAIGELNAVAQQIESITAVINQIADRTNLLALNASIEAARAGEHGRGFSVVADEVRKLAESTGINISDISQAILALRAQVLATQAQINTVSLSSEQANQQIDQTVESLDSLRQSSALIVIAAGEVANMLAQQVKATTDVAQSMEAVSVLTEENHQGIQRTKNCATQLQSSAHSLHLLLAYFEKSL encoded by the coding sequence GTGAAAACAAATTTTCCGATAACAGAACATGAAGTGTTGGTGAGTAAAGATCGACCGTTAGTGACCAAAACAGATTTAAAGGGCGTGATTACTTATGCAAACCGCAGTTTTATTGAAATTAGCGGTTTTACTGAGAGCGAATTAATCGGCAAATCGCACAATATGGTGCGCCATCCGTTTATGCCTGAGGCGGCGTTTTTTGATATGTGGCGCTCGCTCAAGGCCGATCAGCCTTGGCAGGGCATGGTCAAAAATCGAACTAAATCAGGTGATTTTTATTGGGTGCATGCCTACGTTACCTGTTTGTATGAAAACGGCATCAAGACCGGCTATATGTCGGTGCGATCAATGCCAAGCGACGCGGAAAAACGCGCTGCGCAGGCTTTATATCAAGCGGTGAATCAGCGGCAGGCAACGTTGCCGGTGAGTTTGGCGCGGCCAGGCTTTTCATTGGCGCAGTTGGGTATGCTGTTTTGCTTGCCGATTTTATTGCTCTTGATCGGTCTGTGTTGGTTGGTACCGGGGGTTTGGATATTGGCTGCGGCATTAATGCTGTGGATAGCTGGCGGGGTGTGGTGGTTAACGCGGCAAACCGCGCAAGGCTTGCAACAGGCGGCATCGGCCTTGGCTTTATTTGCCGAGGGGCAGTTTAGTCAGTCGTTAACGCCGAGTGGCTTTCGGGAAATGAAAAGCGTATTGATGCGGCTTGAATCAATGCGGATTAATTTGCGGGCCTTACTCGCTGATGTGGTAATGACTGGGCGTGAAGTGGCGCAAGCGGCGCAAACCGCCAAGTTAGAAGCGCAGCAGGTCGAGCTACGCTCGGGGAAAACCGCAGAAGAAATTACCCGGATTGCTGCCGCTTTAGAGGAGTTATCGGTATCGGTTGAGGATATTTCTGAAACCACCCAGCGCTCTGAGTTGAGCGCCAATGAGGCTTGCCAACAAGTCAGCGTTGGCGCGCAAAAAATGACGCAATCGAAATTAGCCAATGACGCAGTGAGCGAGCAAGTACGGATGTCGTGCACCGCCATTGGTGAGCTCAATGCCGTGGCGCAGCAAATTGAATCGATTACGGCGGTGATTAATCAAATTGCCGATCGCACTAATTTATTGGCACTCAACGCCAGTATCGAGGCGGCACGCGCGGGTGAGCATGGGCGAGGATTTTCGGTGGTGGCCGACGAGGTGAGAAAGCTTGCTGAGAGTACCGGCATAAATATCAGTGATATTTCACAAGCGATTTTGGCCTTGCGCGCGCAGGTGTTGGCAACGCAAGCGCAGATCAATACTGTTTCACTCAGTAGTGAGCAGGCCAATCAGCAAATTGATCAAACGGTTGAGAGCTTAGATAGCCTGCGGCAATCAAGTGCTTTGATTGTGATTGCAGCCGGTGAAGTGGCCAATATGCTGGCGCAGCAAGTGAAGGCCACGACCGATGTGGCGCAAAGCATGGAGGCGGTGAGTGTATTGACCGAGGAAAATCATCAAGGCATTCAACGAACCAAAAATTGCGCCACTCAGCTGCAATCATCGGCGCATTCTTTGCATTTGCTGCTGGCGTATTTTGAGAAGTCGCTCTAA